AGGAGATAGATACAATGTCGACACCACCAATTCAGTAGAATCTTTTAATGGTGTTATTAGGGGAGCGAGAATGTACACCTTACTGCCAATGTTTGATGTAATCATTGCAAAAATGGCTGAATGGTTTAACAAGTATAGGAAGAAGGTAGCTGAAGTACCATACAACCTGAAGCTTGTGCCTATTGTGGAAGAGGAAATGTCTAAAAGATGTGTTGAAGGAGGGTTTCTCACAGTTAAAGAGTTAAACAGCTTCCATCTTGAGTACAGTGTGCAAGGTGCTGACGGCAAGGTTTATACCGTTGATATGGCTATGTACACTTGTAGCTGTGAGCAATTTGATAAAGACAAATACCCATGTGTGCATGCAGTCGCGGCTGCCACATTCATGACACATAAAGCAGGAAAGGAACTCCATCTATCTGAGTATTGTTCTAAGTACTATTTGGTAGAGCAATGGGCTTTGGCTTATCACAGGACAATATATACTGTTCCTCATATGTCTGATTGGGTTATACCAGAAGAAGTTAGAGCAAAGAAAATACTTCCTCCGGATTTTGAAGTCAAGAAAGGAAAACCACAACAAACAAGGTTTCCATCAGTAGGAGAATCTCGTGGAAGAGGAAAAAGAGGCAAAGGGAGTGGTAGAGGGAGTGGCAGAGGCACGGGCAGAGCCAGAGGAGAAGGTCTTGCAGCATATTTTGAATGTGGAAGTGGTTCGGGTTCAGGTGTTTGATTGTTGAAATTTATTATTGTCTTATTTGGACTACTAGGATGTACTGgtattattatgtgttatttggaCTACTAGGATGTACTGgtattattatgtgttatttgaaCTACTGAGAATTAATGGtgttattatgtgttatttggaCTACTGAGAATTACTTgtattattatgtgttatttggaCTACTGAGAATTACTTgtattattatgtgttatttgaaCTACTGAGAATTACTGGtgttattatgtgttatttggaCTACTGAGAATTACTTgtattattatgtgttatttaaaccattatatataGTCCATGTATATGAGAACTACGTAGATTCAGACTATTTTCGATGATTATTTTCAATGCATAGACCGTGTATATGATAACTACGTAGATTCAAACTATTTTTGATGCTTGTTTTCAATAGTTTAAGAAAAGCTTATCAGTTTCTCAGAAAACTTCCTTAACTTTCAATGTTAGTGTGTGAATGGTTCAAGTAGAGTAAGGAGCATCAAACAAAGTACGTCTTTCTGgtaaattatttatgtaaatgTCCATCTTAATGATAGTTATGGCGTAAAATCATTGGTTTTACTACGAAATCTTCCATTGTGTGATAGTTTAACTAGATAAACGTCAAAATTGCCAAAGTATTACTATTTGGATAGTAGTATTACTGATACCTTGAAGATTACCGTGTATTACTAAGTGttaaaataatactaaatataaatatggcggctgcacgttttacatgtgtttacttttttaaatattaaatattttggcATTTTACATGTGTTTTCCGTTTTTGCTATTTTTTGGCATTTTAcatgtttacatattttggtTTGGTCTCAATAATCCCCCATTAAATCCAGTTATCCAACTAATTCATTTTTGGCCATAGTAACATCTGTAAATATAGTTTTCCAAACCTGTCTTTTGCAACATACCAACATTCAAAAGCATTATAAGTTTTAAACATCCAAACATAAAGCATTCTCCTACCAAGTTTTAAACatccaaaatacttaaattaaCATCTTaaatacataaggcttctcctaGGCTAAGCCTTTGTTTTAGgcttcttccccctcgtgaaaGGAGTCTGCACCCACTGTGATGGTTCACACTTCCTCTTCCCTCTTCCCTTAGATGCATGTGGTGTGCAATCACTCTTCTTTGGTGCAGCATCAGCAATACTCCTCCTTGGTCTGCCCCTCCTCTTAGGAGTCGGTTTGCCAGACGTCATTGTCTTCTCCTTGCATCTATGCCTGATCCTAGGCCTCGTAGCTTCCTTGGTCCCATCCATCCTCTCCACAACTTTCTCACTAGTTTTTTCCTCTGCCTCCACAACTGTCTCACTAGTTTTTTCCTCTGCCTCCACAGCTTTCTCACTAGTTTTTTTCCTCTGCCTCCACAACTTCCTCACTAGTTTTTTTCTCTAACTCCACAGCTTTCTCAATAGCTTTTTCCTTGGCTTCCACCACCACTACTCTCCTCACAGCCATTGCCTTAGTCCTACCACCTGATGGTGGTGTTGGAGTTTTATCTGCCTCAACCCGAGGCTCATTGATCGGAGACTCAAAACGAGGCACATTGATCGGAGACTCAAAACGAGGCTCACTGTTTGGAGACTCAGATGCCTCCACTTTCTCATCATCCTCACTATTCTCAATGCTTTCCTCATTGGTTGCAGCCTCTTTCCTTTCGTCATTTGCTTGATCCTCTTCAGCCTCAGCTGCCTCTACTTCCCTCCATAGTTCATCAGCCTGTACTCTACATCTCTCCTTCAGTTCGTTCAACTCTCGCTCACTATCATTTTCCTCATCAGTCTCGCTGTTTTCCTTATCTTTATCAACCTCTccactcttctccttctctttgccactcttctccttctcttcttcctcagcATCATCTTTTTCCTTCCCATCCCACTGTCCAAAATCCGTACCATCGCACTGTCCAAAATCCATGTCTTCACCACGATTCGGCTTCTCACTCACCTTATTCTCGATAGATGTTAgccttttttctatttttttagcCCTGCATCTCAACAGCCGCTGGTTCTTTTCAATTCCACCCAGCCTCAAATCAACAGCCTCCAGCTTTGTCTCCACCGTAAAGTTAAGTCCAACAAATGCTTCTCCCATGAAATCCAAAAGCCTATTTTCCAGACCTTGCAAGCTCGAATCAGAGGATGATGCTTCTGCAAACGTCACCTTTTCTTTGTCCTTCTTTTTTGTAAACACTCGTGCAGCTTGATCTAAATCATACAGCTCTTCCCACCAAATACTCTTCTGCTTCACAGTTAACCAGTGGTTCCAAGTCTCGCTTGGGCTGCCCTGACGGTCATACTCTCGTTCCAAGTCAATGATACGAGCCAACAACATTTCCTCACCAATATTTGGTTCCAACACACTGTGAAtagtctgaaaaaaaaataacactaattaaattttatgttcTACTAGCTTCTACTATAACTGTAAACATGTACCTTTGTGTCTCCAAGCGCTCGGTATATGTCTTCCAAAGGATAGCCCCTCATACTGGTCTTTGTAAACCGGCTCTTGCACATCCTTGGACAGTCCGCACAAGGATTCTTTTGATAGATTCTAAACTCTTTTCCCAGAGCAGGAATACACTCAAAAGCCAGAATCTATAGAATCCAGTGTCACATACATGTCagattttcaattatttaacaactaaaacttttactaaattatatgCTTACCTCTAAGGGGACTATGAAACAAGGAAAGGAGACTGCATCTTTTGTCACTTCTCCCTTTAATTGGTTCATCACACGCTTAATCTTCCTTATTGAATCTTCAAATGTTAGACGACCCCAGGGAAATGTTTTGCAAGCATCCAAATCATCCACCATCCTCAATATGAAGGAGTCTAAATTTCCCTCATACCTTGGCTTTCCTCTGATAACAGTACCAAGGAAAAACAAGACAGCCATCTTCAATTTATCTGGACAATCCGGCATAGACAACAGCTTCTGCTTCACATCAGTGATGGTGATCTTCTCTATGTCATGGAAGTAGTAATTCACGAACTCATGACCCCCGATCTTCTTATATTTTCTCGGATACTCAGTGCAGTCTAAGCCAGAGATGAGGGCGTGCTCCCTCATAGAATAGCGGATGGGTACACCATTAACCGCAAACCATGCAACATCATCTTCTGGAGTACAAATGGTGTGCAGGAGTAACATCCACATCCCTTGGAGCTTCAGGTTTGGTTCCTCTGGCATGTGAAAGAAATGTCGAAACTGGGAATGACTCGTGAACCATTCGGCCTGATCCTTCTTAAGCGTCTCCTTGATGACTTTTACTGTCGCGCTCACATAGCACTTGGTTTGTATCTTGCAAATCTTCGTGAACTCACTGCTTTTGAAGTATAACTCAAGGGGTTGCGGTGGTTGCATTTCCTCCTGCAATGAAAATACATACAAGAAGTCTTAGTAATGCTAGTACTTAGTAATGCTAGTAATACAAGAAGTCTATTAGTACTACTAATTACAAGTCATCATTTCTCACTAACAGTAACaatgatacaaaatatatacCTCACTTTCGGACCCCTCCCTTTCGGATTCATCTGAGATTGAGCGCGATTGGTAACTCGGTTCTCTCTCTGGCGTACTCTTCTTACTCCTCtgaaaatacatatatacatgttaGTAATGCTAGTAATGTTAGTAATGCTAGTAATGCTAGTAATACAAGAAGTCTAGTAATCCTAGTACTACAAGAAGTCTAGTAATGCAGTTACaatgaatacaaaatatatacctCACTTTCAGACCCCTCCCTTTCGGACTCATCTGTGACTGAGAGCGATATGTGACTCGGTTCTCTCTCTTGCGTACTCTTCTTACTCTTCTTACTCCCCTCAGGAATTACTGGTGTTTTTGCAATTGGGGTCGTTCTCGGCCTAAGAGATAGACGACGCCTTTCATTGGGGACTCCCTTATTCTTTGCCACCTTTTTATTTCCCTTCATAACTTTCCTGTACAAGACATTACAACACTTAATCACTCTAAATGCAAACCGCAAACAACAACACAACATCAATTAACTCCCATTAAAACCAAACATATCtgattcatatatattttatccatAATTTATAGTCTCGGGTTTAACAAGCATCTTACCAATTCAACTTATTcagtaaaaaaacatatgaaaatcgCACAATTTCATCTAAAATAGGAGTCTAAAATGAATCCCCAAAATAGTTTCTATCATAACATATTCATAACATAAATCGCACAATTTCACCATGTCTCTCCCAATTTCATACCACAAACTAGCACAATACTTTAGTTTCGTCTATTGATAATTTTTTCCcaatttttccaattttttttaacctaAAATACATATCACAGAGAATCAACCACAATAAATCACTTACAAATACGCATGAAGTCAATTCGGAGATGGGCGAACTCGATTATcacagagaaagaagaagaaacgaagAAAATGGAGGAGTCGGGGATTTTAGGGTTTGTCGCCGTTGAAGGCTCCTTTCTATCGCGAAAGAAATGTAGTTTTCcaaagttgaaaaaaataaggAGAGTTGAAGATACACAAAAACGATGACGTTTAGGTCTACCTGGGTCGGATCTGTCCGGTTTGCTTGGTCTGGGTCGGATCTTCGTGGTTGGATCCAGTAAATACTTCATATCTCTATTATATAACCGTAATTAACcactttttctatttaaaaataaatgaaaaatataatatattataataaaaggTCAAAGGGGAATTTTTGTGAGGGGTATGGAGTATATGGAGTTAAAGTCCTCATCCGCATCTCAGATAGCCTAAATTCAGCTTTTCCCGACTTTGCCAATTGCTATCTTTCAGAGCCTGTACCAATGTGTGTAGTCTTACTCCGGCGGTCTTTCCGTATTTCACTGCAAAGTCGAGAGATCGAAGCATTTCCAGAGACAGTTTTCAGTTGTTCTCAAAATCCATTGATTTGTTTCTTCAACGTCGATTTCGACTTCAGCCCGTTCCTTCGAATGCAGGTTCAAGGATTATAAGTGAAGCTTCTCTATGGGTCTCTTCTCTCCTTAGCCATCTCTATCCTTTGTCAACTTCTAGTTATTCTCGCTTTTTATGTTACCGTCGAATTTTTCTCCGGTTGTAATCGTAGATGGCTTTGCATTGTTTCTAAGAATCGTAAACTGGAGTctctttctctatctctctctctctctctcgaactCATCGTCTCTTCATCTCCATATCTCCTCCGTCGTGCTTGCCGGTCAGTTTCTCTTCTTAATTATTtcttagggttttgatttatcTTGACTATCTGTTTGTTGGTCAAGGGGTTACGATTTTGTAATGATTTATGGGTAAGAGGAAGCGGAGCACGACAAAGTTTTGCGGCGAATTTACAAAAGAGGAATCTGCTGGCTAATGTTCAAAAGGCCTCTACGGTGGCTTAGAATGCTCATCTAAGAGCTTCATTTGAGCTTCTTCTTCGGTGTAATTGTCGTCTACGGCGTTAGCCAAGGTCTCAGTAAAGGTTTGGGGTCTGTTGACTGATGTTGTAACGGTTTTTGGTTACAGGGGACGACCCCCTATTTCATATTTCCTGGTAAGTTCACTGATCAAGCCTCAAAAGGTTGTTTATTTGGCTCAATAAAACAAAGATGTcatctttttgtcttttttctatttgatagcTCTTTGTTTTCTCTCTTCATAGAGTTTATAGGATACTGCATGTTTTCAGTGACTTTGTTTGTTCATTTAGTTCTAAAGGTTGTAGCTTTAATGGTGTTTGTTGTGTAGGGGAATGATTTTACTCCTTTTGGAGGTGATTTGATGGGAGAGTTGAGGATGCACTTTTGATGTCTCTCATGATGAAGTGCAGTAACAAGAAATAGAGGTTTGCTTTACAGGATAAACCACAAGAACTACTTGAAAAACGGCCGTGTAGTTACGTCTCCTGCGGTCAACATCACGGAGACCGATTGAATAACTGCAGATGGAGATGTGATTGGATATGATTATCTAGTGATAGCTACTGGTCACAACGACCTGTTCCCCAAAACCAGACAAGAAAATCTCTCACAGTACCAAACAGGTAAATTATCTAAACCCTCGTGCTTGCTGGAAAGTCAGGACTCAAAACTAGTTTTATCTTTACTTTACTGATCTTGTCTGGTTGCAGAATATGAGAAGATCAGATCTTCTAAATCAGTTCTGATTGTTGGTGGAGGACCTTCTGGTGTGGAACTAGCTGCAGAAATCTCTGTTCAGCTTCAGACGGAAACAAAACATACCGGACTTCAGGAGGAGAGACTATACACGCAGGTTGTtgttgggggtggatttacatcctTCCTCAAGGCCCATTAGACAATGTACTAGGCCCATTTGGCTAGAAAATCCTAGacatatctttttataaataaggAGCTCCTCCTTATGAGAAAAGTGGATCCTCTCCATTTTACACTAAGAACACATCTTGTAAAGAGTTTATGGATTATTAGATTTACTTTACACTAGTAATCATACTTGTAATACAATCTTTGATCAATAAACTCTTTTATTATCATTTCCCATTTGATTTCATCTAAAGATTTAtcctaaacctcaagaatctaatTCTCATTCTTAGATTCTTTTATTGTATTGATTCAACCAAAACCACCAGCATAAACaccatttttggatcaaacagttggcgctagaaggaggggctAGGAGAACAATCTTGAAAGCAtatcaatcttg
This region of Brassica napus cultivar Da-Ae chromosome C5, Da-Ae, whole genome shotgun sequence genomic DNA includes:
- the LOC125587721 gene encoding uncharacterized protein At3g43530-like; amino-acid sequence: MCKSRFTKTSMRGYPLEDIYRALGDTKTIHSVLEPNIGEEMLLARIIDLEREYDRQGSPSETWNHWLTVKQKSIWWEELYDLDQAARVFTKKKDKEKVTFAEASSSDSSLQGLENRLLDFMGEAFVGLNFTVETKLEAVDLRLGGIEKNQRLLRCRAKKIEKRLTSIENKVSEKPNRGEDMDFGQCDGTDFGQWDGKEKDDAEEEEKEKSGKEKEKSGEVDKDKENSETDEENDSERELNELKERCRVQADELWREVEAAEAEEDQANDERKEAATNEESIENSEDDEKVEASESPNSEPRFESPINVPRFESPINEPRVEADKTPTPPSGGRTKAMAVRRVVVVEAKEKAIEKAVELEKKTSEEVVEAEEKN